The segment CTCGAAGCTGACCCGACCGGAGACCACGAGGGCGGCGTCTGAGAGCTGGACCCGTCGCTCCAGCACCGCCCACCCGGCCAGCTTGTCGACGGCGTTGTGCCTGCCGATGTCCTCTCTCACCGCGAGGGACGCGCCCGCGCGCGTGAACAGACCGGCGCCGTGCAACCCGCCCGTGCGCCCGAACACCCGCTGACCAACGCGCAGCCGCTCCGGCAGGGCCATGAGCATCCCGCCGGGGAACGGTGCGCCCGGCCCGAGGGGCCGGCACCGCGCCAGCAACCCGTCCAGGCTGGCGCTCCCGCACACCCCGCACGAGGAGCTGACCGCCCCGACGCGGCGGCGCCCGATGGCGATGGGACGGTCGACCTGGACCGTGACCGTGTTCAACCGGTCGTCGGCTCCGGCCGTCCCGTCGGCATCGCAATAGCGCACGGCTCGCACCCAGGCGCCGTCCTCGATCACCCCCTCGGACAGAAGGAAGCCCACCGCCAGCTCGAAGTCGTGGCCCGGGGTGCGCATGGTCACCGCGACCGTCTCCGCCGGCCGGCCCGGCCCGGCCACCCTGATCTCCATCGGCTCCTCGGTGACGAGCTCGTCGGGCAGCTCGAGACGGCGCTCACCGCGCACGGCCAGCACCCGTCGGTCGGTGACGGGACGGCGGGGCGGCAGGACGCTCACCTGGTCCATTATCTCCGGGTGGCGGAGCCGGCACGTCTGCAGTCCCTGGACGTGCTCCGGGGCGCCACCATCGCCGCCATGGTCCTGGTCAACGACCCGGCCATGGGCCCGCCCTACCTGTACCACCAGCTGACCCATTCGCCGTGGAACGGCTGGACCTTCGCCGACACCATCTTCCCCGCCTTCCTGTTCATGGTGGGAGTGGCAATGCCGTTCTCGCTGGCGCGCCACCTCGACGGGCGGGCGCCGAAGCGCTCCGCCCTGCTGCGGATCGGCCGGCGGGTCCTGCTGCTCGTGGCCCTCGGCCTTCTCGTCAACGGCTTCCCGCTGCTGCTCGGGGACGGCCACAGCGTCCTCGGGACGCTCCGCCTGCCCGGCGTCCTGCAACGGATAGCCATCGCCTACCTCGTGGCCGCCGTCGCCGTCCTGTTCCTGCGGCCCCGGCACCAGGCCGTTCTGGCCGCGGCGCTGCTCGTCGGGTACTGGGCGGCCCTGCGCTGGGCGCCGGTGCCCGGCTACGGGGCCGGGTCGCTCACGCCCCATGGGAACCTGGCGGCATGGGTCGACCGGACCGTGTTCGGCCGTGACCACATGTACGGAGGGGGTGTGCCCGGCTACGACCCCGAGGGACTGCTGGGCAGCGTCGTGGCGGCAGCGGGCGTGCTGTTCGGCAACTGGGCCGGAATGCTCCTGCGGGCCCGGCACCCGCGGCGCTTCACCGTGGCCGTCCTGCTCACCGCGGCGGTCGGCGCGAGCGGCGCCGGGCTGCTCTGGTCCCACGACGTCCCGATCAACAAGCGGATGTGGACCCCGTCCTACGTCCTGCTGATGACCGGGCTGTGCCTGGCCGCCCTGGCCCTGTGCCACGTCGTGTTCGACCGCCGCAGCCGCGTCGCCGGCGCGGCGGGGCTCCCCTTCCGGGTGCTCGGGGCCAACGCCGTGGTCGTCTATTTCGGCTCCGAGCTGTCCGCCGCCGCCCTGGCCCACTACCACCACGCCGTCAAGGGGATCCCCGACGCCCCGATCCCCTTCTGGATCTGGCTGCGCTACCTGACGGCGCCGTTCGGCACCACGGGCGGGGCTCTGGCCTACGCCGGCGCCGTCCTTCTCCTGTGGTGGATCGGGCTGGCCGTGCTGTACCGCCGCCGGTGGTTCCTGCGGGTCTGAGCGCCGACCCGGTGACTACAGGCTCTGCCGACCGGCAACCGGGTCCCGGCCGGTGAGACAGCTGCGCACGAGACCCACGACCTGCTCGGGGGGGAAGGGCTTCTCGAGAAGGTGCTCGACCCGCCTCAGCGCCTCGACCACCCGGGGGTCGTCGGGAGCCAGGCCGGTCAGCACGATGACGTCGGTGCCCGGCGAGTCCCGCTGGATGGTGGTGAGGATCTCGAGCCCGGAAGCCCCGGGCAGCTGGAGGTCGAGAACGACCAGGTCGAAGGCCACCTCGTGAACCAGTTCGAGGGCCTGGCTGCCGTCGCCGACCGAGGTCAGGTGGAAGGCCGGCTCCCCCGTCATCTCCAGTACCAGGAGATCCCGCAGGCCGTCGTCGTCCTCGACGATCAGAATCCTCTTCGCCTGCTCGTCCACCCGCCTCCCCCACCTGCCATTCCGGACCAGTAGGGCGAATTCTACGTTCTGTGACAAACGCCCGCTCGCTCGCCGGGGCCGGACCGGGCCGGGCCGGGCCGCAGGTTAAACATCCCCAAACGAAGGGAATCACCGCTGAGCACCGGGGTCGAACCCGGATCACAAGGAGAGCTTCGCATGGGCATAGGAGCAAGCGTTCTGCTCATTGCTGCTGGCGCCGTCATGGCGTTCGCGGTGAACGTGACCGGCCACGGCTTCAACATCCACACCATCGGCCTGATCCTGATGATCGTCGAGGCCATCGGGCTCCTGACGGCGCTGACGATCGGCGGCATGGGGTCATGGGGCGGCGTCCGCCGTACGACCGTGGTCGACGACGGCTACGCCGACCCGGCGGCCGGACGTCGCGTCGTCCGAGACACCTACCGGTAG is part of the Acidimicrobiales bacterium genome and harbors:
- the fdhD gene encoding formate dehydrogenase accessory sulfurtransferase FdhD, with the translated sequence MSVLPPRRPVTDRRVLAVRGERRLELPDELVTEEPMEIRVAGPGRPAETVAVTMRTPGHDFELAVGFLLSEGVIEDGAWVRAVRYCDADGTAGADDRLNTVTVQVDRPIAIGRRRVGAVSSSCGVCGSASLDGLLARCRPLGPGAPFPGGMLMALPERLRVGQRVFGRTGGLHGAGLFTRAGASLAVREDIGRHNAVDKLAGWAVLERRVQLSDAALVVSGRVSFEIVQKAAVAGVPVVVAVSAASSLAVETAESLGICLVGFARGASANVYSCPERITWEDS
- a CDS encoding DUF5009 domain-containing protein — protein: MAEPARLQSLDVLRGATIAAMVLVNDPAMGPPYLYHQLTHSPWNGWTFADTIFPAFLFMVGVAMPFSLARHLDGRAPKRSALLRIGRRVLLLVALGLLVNGFPLLLGDGHSVLGTLRLPGVLQRIAIAYLVAAVAVLFLRPRHQAVLAAALLVGYWAALRWAPVPGYGAGSLTPHGNLAAWVDRTVFGRDHMYGGGVPGYDPEGLLGSVVAAAGVLFGNWAGMLLRARHPRRFTVAVLLTAAVGASGAGLLWSHDVPINKRMWTPSYVLLMTGLCLAALALCHVVFDRRSRVAGAAGLPFRVLGANAVVVYFGSELSAAALAHYHHAVKGIPDAPIPFWIWLRYLTAPFGTTGGALAYAGAVLLLWWIGLAVLYRRRWFLRV
- a CDS encoding response regulator; the protein is MDEQAKRILIVEDDDGLRDLLVLEMTGEPAFHLTSVGDGSQALELVHEVAFDLVVLDLQLPGASGLEILTTIQRDSPGTDVIVLTGLAPDDPRVVEALRRVEHLLEKPFPPEQVVGLVRSCLTGRDPVAGRQSL